Proteins from one Mesoplodon densirostris isolate mMesDen1 chromosome 1, mMesDen1 primary haplotype, whole genome shotgun sequence genomic window:
- the CEP55 gene encoding centrosomal protein of 55 kDa isoform X4 yields the protein MSSRSPKDSIQSKWGPKPTNSKSEAALEKCRGEIAALKTSVDEIASGKGKLTDKDRHRLLEKIRVLEAEREKNAYRLTEKDKEIQRLRDELKARHSTTALLEQLEEKTKEGERKEQLLKSLSEETDVLKKQLSATTARLAEFEGKADTLCLLQTVATSCFNSPMSNIHEMEIQLKDALEKNQQWLVYDEQREVYVKGLLAKIFELEQKLETAVHVLPQETKKTESEGYLQEEKQKYYNHLLANAKNDLEVERQTTTQLNFELSELRRKFEETQKEVQDLNQLLCSQRKADVQHLEDDRHETEKIQRLKEENHLAREKLEEEKKRSEELLSQVQFLYTTLLKQQEEQTKKQHREFAFTEPLVTFQGETENRGKVASPKSPTAALNESLVECPKCNIQYPATEHRDLLVHVEYCSK from the exons ATGTCTTCCAGAAGTCCCAAAGATTCAATTCAAAGTAAATGGGGACCAAAGCCTACTAACTCCAAATCAGAAGCTGCATTAGAAAAATGTAGGGGAGAAATTGCAGCCTTAAAAACATCGGTGGATGAAATTGCAAGTGGAAAAGGAAAGCTGACTGATAAAGACAGACACAGACTTTTGGAG AAAATTCGAGTCCTTGAagctgagagagagaagaatgcTTATCGCCTCacagagaaggacaaagaaaTACAGCGACTCAGAGACGAGCTGAAAGCCAGACACAGCACTACTGCATTGCTTGAACAGctggaagagaaaacaaaggaaggtGAAAGGAAGGAACAGCTGTTGAAATCCTTGTCTGAAGAGACAGATGTATTGAAAAAACAGTTGTCTGCTACAACTGCAAGACTTGCTGAATTTGAAGGCaaagctgatacactttgtttaTTACAG ACTGTGGCTACAAGTTGCTTCAATTCACCAATGAGTAATATTCATGAAATGGAAATACAGCTGAAAGAT GCTCTGGAGAAAAATCAGCAATGGCTTGTGTATGATGAACAGCGAGAGGTCTACGTAAAAGGACTTTTAGCGAAGATCTTTGAGTTGGAACAGAAATTGGAAACAGCTGTTCATGTACTCCCACAGGAGACAAAAAAGACTGAATCAGAAG GTTATCttcaagaagaaaagcaaaaatattacAACCATCTCTTGGCAAATGCAAAGAACGATCTTGAGGTGGAACGACAAACAACAACTCAGTTGAATTTTGAACTTAGTGAACTTAGAAGAAAATTTGAAGAAACCCAAAAAGAAGTGCAAGATTTAAATCAGCTGTTGTGTTCACAAAGAAAGGCAGATGTACAACATCTGGAAGACGATAGGCAtgaaacagagaaaatacaaaggCTCAAGGAAGAGAATCATCTTGCCAGGGAAAAActtgaagaagagaagaagagatcTGAAGAGCTCTTATCTCAG GTCCAGTTTCTTTACACGACTCTGTTGAAGCAGCAAGAGGAACAGACAAAG AAGCAGCATCGTGAGTTTGCCTTCACAGAGCCATTAGTCACCTTCCAAGGAGAGACTGAAAACAGAGGAAAAGTTGCCTCACCAAAAAGTCCTACTGCTGCACTAAATGAAAGCCTGGTGGAATGTCCCAAGTGCAATATCCAGTATCCAGCCACCGAACATCGAGATCTACTTGTCCATGTTGAATACTGTTCTAAGTAA
- the CEP55 gene encoding centrosomal protein of 55 kDa isoform X2, translated as MSSRSPKDSIQSKWGPKPTNSKSEAALEKCRGEIAALKTSVDEIASGKGKLTDKDRHRLLEKIRVLEAEREKNAYRLTEKDKEIQRLRDELKARHSTTALLEQLEEKTKEGERKEQLLKSLSEETDVLKKQLSATTARLAEFEGKADTLCLLQTVATSCFNSPMSNIHEMEIQLKDALEKNQQWLVYDEQREVYVKGLLAKIFELEQKLETAVHVLPQETKKTESEGYLQEEKQKYYNHLLANAKNDLEVERQTTTQLNFELSELRRKFEETQKEVQDLNQLLCSQRKADVQHLEDDRHETEKIQRLKEENHLAREKLEEEKKRSEELLSQVQFLYTTLLKQQEEQTKMQARTLDFENEKLDRQNMQHQLHVILKELRKARNQITQLESLKQHREFAFTEPLVTFQGETENRGKVASPKSPTAALNESLVECPKCNIQYPATEHRDLLVHVEYCSK; from the exons ATGTCTTCCAGAAGTCCCAAAGATTCAATTCAAAGTAAATGGGGACCAAAGCCTACTAACTCCAAATCAGAAGCTGCATTAGAAAAATGTAGGGGAGAAATTGCAGCCTTAAAAACATCGGTGGATGAAATTGCAAGTGGAAAAGGAAAGCTGACTGATAAAGACAGACACAGACTTTTGGAG AAAATTCGAGTCCTTGAagctgagagagagaagaatgcTTATCGCCTCacagagaaggacaaagaaaTACAGCGACTCAGAGACGAGCTGAAAGCCAGACACAGCACTACTGCATTGCTTGAACAGctggaagagaaaacaaaggaaggtGAAAGGAAGGAACAGCTGTTGAAATCCTTGTCTGAAGAGACAGATGTATTGAAAAAACAGTTGTCTGCTACAACTGCAAGACTTGCTGAATTTGAAGGCaaagctgatacactttgtttaTTACAG ACTGTGGCTACAAGTTGCTTCAATTCACCAATGAGTAATATTCATGAAATGGAAATACAGCTGAAAGAT GCTCTGGAGAAAAATCAGCAATGGCTTGTGTATGATGAACAGCGAGAGGTCTACGTAAAAGGACTTTTAGCGAAGATCTTTGAGTTGGAACAGAAATTGGAAACAGCTGTTCATGTACTCCCACAGGAGACAAAAAAGACTGAATCAGAAG GTTATCttcaagaagaaaagcaaaaatattacAACCATCTCTTGGCAAATGCAAAGAACGATCTTGAGGTGGAACGACAAACAACAACTCAGTTGAATTTTGAACTTAGTGAACTTAGAAGAAAATTTGAAGAAACCCAAAAAGAAGTGCAAGATTTAAATCAGCTGTTGTGTTCACAAAGAAAGGCAGATGTACAACATCTGGAAGACGATAGGCAtgaaacagagaaaatacaaaggCTCAAGGAAGAGAATCATCTTGCCAGGGAAAAActtgaagaagagaagaagagatcTGAAGAGCTCTTATCTCAG GTCCAGTTTCTTTACACGACTCTGTTGAAGCAGCAAGAGGAACAGACAAAG ATGCAAGCACGTACTTTagactttgaaaatgaaaaacttgACCGTCAAAATATGCAGCATCAATTGCATGTAATTCTTAAGGAGCTCCGAAAAGCAAGAAATCAAATAACACAGTTGGAATCCTTG AAGCAGCATCGTGAGTTTGCCTTCACAGAGCCATTAGTCACCTTCCAAGGAGAGACTGAAAACAGAGGAAAAGTTGCCTCACCAAAAAGTCCTACTGCTGCACTAAATGAAAGCCTGGTGGAATGTCCCAAGTGCAATATCCAGTATCCAGCCACCGAACATCGAGATCTACTTGTCCATGTTGAATACTGTTCTAAGTAA
- the CEP55 gene encoding centrosomal protein of 55 kDa isoform X3, whose amino-acid sequence MSSRSPKDSIQSKWGPKPTNSKSEAALEKCRGEIAALKTSVDEIASGKGKLTDKDRHRLLEKIRVLEAEREKNAYRLTEKDKEIQRLRDELKARHSTTALLEQLEEKTKEGERKEQLLKSLSEETDVLKKQLSATTARLAEFEGKADTLCLLQTVATSCFNSPMSNIHEMEIQLKDALEKNQQWLVYDEQREVYVKGLLAKIFELEQKLETAVHVLPQETKKTESEGYLQEEKQKYYNHLLANAKNDLEVERQTTTQLNFELSELRRKFEETQKEVQDLNQLLCSQRKADVQHLEDDRHETEKIQRLKEENHLAREKLEEEKKRSEELLSQVQFLYTTLLKQQEEQTKVTVLEQQKQHREFAFTEPLVTFQGETENRGKVASPKSPTAALNESLVECPKCNIQYPATEHRDLLVHVEYCSK is encoded by the exons ATGTCTTCCAGAAGTCCCAAAGATTCAATTCAAAGTAAATGGGGACCAAAGCCTACTAACTCCAAATCAGAAGCTGCATTAGAAAAATGTAGGGGAGAAATTGCAGCCTTAAAAACATCGGTGGATGAAATTGCAAGTGGAAAAGGAAAGCTGACTGATAAAGACAGACACAGACTTTTGGAG AAAATTCGAGTCCTTGAagctgagagagagaagaatgcTTATCGCCTCacagagaaggacaaagaaaTACAGCGACTCAGAGACGAGCTGAAAGCCAGACACAGCACTACTGCATTGCTTGAACAGctggaagagaaaacaaaggaaggtGAAAGGAAGGAACAGCTGTTGAAATCCTTGTCTGAAGAGACAGATGTATTGAAAAAACAGTTGTCTGCTACAACTGCAAGACTTGCTGAATTTGAAGGCaaagctgatacactttgtttaTTACAG ACTGTGGCTACAAGTTGCTTCAATTCACCAATGAGTAATATTCATGAAATGGAAATACAGCTGAAAGAT GCTCTGGAGAAAAATCAGCAATGGCTTGTGTATGATGAACAGCGAGAGGTCTACGTAAAAGGACTTTTAGCGAAGATCTTTGAGTTGGAACAGAAATTGGAAACAGCTGTTCATGTACTCCCACAGGAGACAAAAAAGACTGAATCAGAAG GTTATCttcaagaagaaaagcaaaaatattacAACCATCTCTTGGCAAATGCAAAGAACGATCTTGAGGTGGAACGACAAACAACAACTCAGTTGAATTTTGAACTTAGTGAACTTAGAAGAAAATTTGAAGAAACCCAAAAAGAAGTGCAAGATTTAAATCAGCTGTTGTGTTCACAAAGAAAGGCAGATGTACAACATCTGGAAGACGATAGGCAtgaaacagagaaaatacaaaggCTCAAGGAAGAGAATCATCTTGCCAGGGAAAAActtgaagaagagaagaagagatcTGAAGAGCTCTTATCTCAG GTCCAGTTTCTTTACACGACTCTGTTGAAGCAGCAAGAGGAACAGACAAAGGTAACTGTGTTGGAACAACAG AAGCAGCATCGTGAGTTTGCCTTCACAGAGCCATTAGTCACCTTCCAAGGAGAGACTGAAAACAGAGGAAAAGTTGCCTCACCAAAAAGTCCTACTGCTGCACTAAATGAAAGCCTGGTGGAATGTCCCAAGTGCAATATCCAGTATCCAGCCACCGAACATCGAGATCTACTTGTCCATGTTGAATACTGTTCTAAGTAA
- the CEP55 gene encoding centrosomal protein of 55 kDa isoform X1, with translation MSSRSPKDSIQSKWGPKPTNSKSEAALEKCRGEIAALKTSVDEIASGKGKLTDKDRHRLLEKIRVLEAEREKNAYRLTEKDKEIQRLRDELKARHSTTALLEQLEEKTKEGERKEQLLKSLSEETDVLKKQLSATTARLAEFEGKADTLCLLQTVATSCFNSPMSNIHEMEIQLKDALEKNQQWLVYDEQREVYVKGLLAKIFELEQKLETAVHVLPQETKKTESEGYLQEEKQKYYNHLLANAKNDLEVERQTTTQLNFELSELRRKFEETQKEVQDLNQLLCSQRKADVQHLEDDRHETEKIQRLKEENHLAREKLEEEKKRSEELLSQVQFLYTTLLKQQEEQTKVTVLEQQMQARTLDFENEKLDRQNMQHQLHVILKELRKARNQITQLESLKQHREFAFTEPLVTFQGETENRGKVASPKSPTAALNESLVECPKCNIQYPATEHRDLLVHVEYCSK, from the exons ATGTCTTCCAGAAGTCCCAAAGATTCAATTCAAAGTAAATGGGGACCAAAGCCTACTAACTCCAAATCAGAAGCTGCATTAGAAAAATGTAGGGGAGAAATTGCAGCCTTAAAAACATCGGTGGATGAAATTGCAAGTGGAAAAGGAAAGCTGACTGATAAAGACAGACACAGACTTTTGGAG AAAATTCGAGTCCTTGAagctgagagagagaagaatgcTTATCGCCTCacagagaaggacaaagaaaTACAGCGACTCAGAGACGAGCTGAAAGCCAGACACAGCACTACTGCATTGCTTGAACAGctggaagagaaaacaaaggaaggtGAAAGGAAGGAACAGCTGTTGAAATCCTTGTCTGAAGAGACAGATGTATTGAAAAAACAGTTGTCTGCTACAACTGCAAGACTTGCTGAATTTGAAGGCaaagctgatacactttgtttaTTACAG ACTGTGGCTACAAGTTGCTTCAATTCACCAATGAGTAATATTCATGAAATGGAAATACAGCTGAAAGAT GCTCTGGAGAAAAATCAGCAATGGCTTGTGTATGATGAACAGCGAGAGGTCTACGTAAAAGGACTTTTAGCGAAGATCTTTGAGTTGGAACAGAAATTGGAAACAGCTGTTCATGTACTCCCACAGGAGACAAAAAAGACTGAATCAGAAG GTTATCttcaagaagaaaagcaaaaatattacAACCATCTCTTGGCAAATGCAAAGAACGATCTTGAGGTGGAACGACAAACAACAACTCAGTTGAATTTTGAACTTAGTGAACTTAGAAGAAAATTTGAAGAAACCCAAAAAGAAGTGCAAGATTTAAATCAGCTGTTGTGTTCACAAAGAAAGGCAGATGTACAACATCTGGAAGACGATAGGCAtgaaacagagaaaatacaaaggCTCAAGGAAGAGAATCATCTTGCCAGGGAAAAActtgaagaagagaagaagagatcTGAAGAGCTCTTATCTCAG GTCCAGTTTCTTTACACGACTCTGTTGAAGCAGCAAGAGGAACAGACAAAGGTAACTGTGTTGGAACAACAG ATGCAAGCACGTACTTTagactttgaaaatgaaaaacttgACCGTCAAAATATGCAGCATCAATTGCATGTAATTCTTAAGGAGCTCCGAAAAGCAAGAAATCAAATAACACAGTTGGAATCCTTG AAGCAGCATCGTGAGTTTGCCTTCACAGAGCCATTAGTCACCTTCCAAGGAGAGACTGAAAACAGAGGAAAAGTTGCCTCACCAAAAAGTCCTACTGCTGCACTAAATGAAAGCCTGGTGGAATGTCCCAAGTGCAATATCCAGTATCCAGCCACCGAACATCGAGATCTACTTGTCCATGTTGAATACTGTTCTAAGTAA